The DNA window CGCCGAGCTCGGCGCTCATCTCGTCGAGCTCGAAGTCCAGCCGCCCCGCGCCGGGCTCCATGTTGCCGCCGGTGACCGCCACGCCGAAGTCGGCCCAGATGACCCCGCACAGCACGTGCAGCGCGGTGTGGGTGCGCATCAGCATGTGGCGGTGCTCCCAGTCCAGGTCGCCCGCCGCCTCGACGCCCACGTCCGGCAAACCCTCGGGTTCGACGTCCAGCCAGTGCCAGACCAGGCCGCCCTCCTTCCTGGCCTTGACCACCGCCGCGGTCCCGTCGGGCCAGGTCAGCGTCCCCGTGTCGTGGGGTTGGCCGCCCCCGCCCGGGTAGAACACCGTGCGGTTCAGCGCCACGCGGCTGTGCTCGCGGTCCACGTCGA is part of the Egibacteraceae bacterium genome and encodes:
- a CDS encoding alanyl-tRNA editing protein, with amino-acid sequence MAFTEELYATDAYRRTFEGAVVDVDREHSRVALNRTVFYPGGGGQPHDTGTLTWPDGTAAVVKARKEGGLVWHWLDVEPEGLPDVGVEAAGDLDWEHRHMLMRTHTALHVLCGVIWADFGVAVTGGNMEPGAGRLDFELDEMSAELGALVERRINEEIARARHILVDFVDRSEADLDPALIRTKANLIPAGIDPLRVIDIVGLDKQADGGTHVASTIEVGRVAVTGTESKGRANKRIRIAVTD